From the Ilumatobacteraceae bacterium genome, the window GAGCCAACACCCGTCACCGATCGTCACGGGCGCGTCGGTCAAGGCACCGGCTCGCCGCTCGGAGGGGCCGAGCTCGTGTGATTGTGTGAGGATCAACACGCCCTGTCCGATGGCAACGTCGTCACCGATCGTGATGGGAGCCGAAGCGTCGAAATAGCAGCCGGCATTGATCCAACCTCGATCGCCGATCCGCAATCGACGCTCTGCGGGGCCACGCCCGGCAATCCGCATCCCGCCGCCGATCACCGTTCCGACCCCGATGGACACGCCGGCAAGCCGAAAGACCGCGGCCCTCATCCGGTTCCCGAACAGATCCGGGAGCAAGTGGGAGAAGGCGCCGGCGACGATCATCCTCGGCCTCGCTCCGCCGAACTCTTCGGCCGCTACCCGCCTCCAGCGATCCAGGACCATCGGGACAATGCTACCGACCTGGCCGCGGCAGACCGAGTTTTACGTCCGGATGAGAAGATGTCCGTGGCAGACTCAACGAGGCGATGCAGCGGACGGGGGCGACGAGCGGATGAGATCCGGCAATTTCAGGGACGCGATCACGGATCTGCGCCTCGACGCTGCGCGCTGGGTGCGACCCGAAGCGATCTCCGATGTCGCCGAGGTCACACCGACGATGCTGCTCAAGTTGTTGCATCGTCATCTGCCGCTGCGCGCCATGGCGTGGTTCCGGCTGGCGGTCGCGGCGAGACGAGCCGGAATCCGAGGGGTCAGCGGTTGGGTCCAGCGTCGACTGCTCCGGGTCTATGGACTCGAACTCGCTCCCGGCACCCCAGTCGGCGGCGGCTGCTACATCGCACACCCCGTTGGCTGCGTGCTGCACGCCGAATCCATCGGCCACAACGTCACCATCGTCGGGCAGGTCACGTTCGGAACGCGATCCGACGCGCGATGGCCCCGGATCGGCGATCTGACGTACATCGGGGTGGGAGCGCGTGTGCTGGGAGGCATCGATGTCGGCGACGGAGCGGTCATCGGCGCCAACGCCGTCGTGATCGAGGACGTCGCACCGGGAGCCACGGTCGTGGGTGTGCCGGGGCGTGTGCTCACGACCGGCGCCGGGCAGGACGGCGAATGATCGCGACCGCTCGTCGCCTGGGCCGCCTCGCAGGTCTGGTTCCCATCGGCGCTGCGGCTGCGACGACAACCCTGTCCGCCTACCTGGCGGTGTCGACGGTCGTCGGGCTGCCGCGACCATCGAAACGAACGGTGGTCGGCCCCCGACGCCGGTTCCTGATCCTCGTTCCCGCGCACGACGAGGAGATCGGCATCGGCCGGATGCTCGCGTCGTGCGACTCCCTCGACTACCCGCGCGACCGCTTCGCTGTGCACGTCGTCGCCGACAACTGCACCGATCGAACCACGGAACGAGTGCGAACCGCAGGATGGGAAGCCCACGAACGTGACGATCCCGATCAGCCGGGCAAGGGACCAGCGCTCAACTGGCTGTTCGATCGGCTCGACTCCCGGGAGACGTTCGATGCGGTCGTCATCGTCGATGCCGACACATCGCTCGACCGGCAGTTCCTCACAGCGATGGACGAGGCACTCGACTCGGGCGCCGTCGTCGCACAGGGGCGTTACCTGGTCAGCGATCCCGATGCGTCGGCGGCCGCATCGTTCCGCTATGCCGCATTAGCGTGCCGCCACCACCTGCGCCCACTGGCACGCCGACGGCTCGGGGCATCGTGCGGCCTCTACGGAAACGGCATGGCATTCGAGCGAGACGTGCTCCGTCACCGCTCGTGGACCGGTCATCTCGTCGAGGACGCAGAGTTCCAGATGCAGTTGCTCCTCGACGGCCTCGTCGTGGAGTACGTCCCTGAGGCTGTGCTCCACGCCGAGATGCCGGACACGCTCGACGCCTCCGTCACGCAGAATGCACGCTGGGAACGTGGTCGTGTCGACCTGATCGGGCGATTTGTGCCAAGCTTGGCCCGTCAGTTCCCGCGAGCGAAGGGGCGACGATTGGCGGTACTCGATGGGATCATCGACCTGCTGCTGCCACCGATCTCGGTGCTGGTAGCGGCGCA encodes:
- a CDS encoding glycosyltransferase family 2 protein codes for the protein MIATARRLGRLAGLVPIGAAAATTTLSAYLAVSTVVGLPRPSKRTVVGPRRRFLILVPAHDEEIGIGRMLASCDSLDYPRDRFAVHVVADNCTDRTTERVRTAGWEAHERDDPDQPGKGPALNWLFDRLDSRETFDAVVIVDADTSLDRQFLTAMDEALDSGAVVAQGRYLVSDPDASAAASFRYAALACRHHLRPLARRRLGASCGLYGNGMAFERDVLRHRSWTGHLVEDAEFQMQLLLDGLVVEYVPEAVLHAEMPDTLDASVTQNARWERGRVDLIGRFVPSLARQFPRAKGRRLAVLDGIIDLLLPPISVLVAAQTFGAVASMPQAVLGSRRHRLIVRCQLAGLSVVVAHTIAGLVAVRAPLIHFRNLAAAPRIVAWKVALWLRTLCGGSEISWIRTVRNHERTDSGGTQT
- a CDS encoding DapH/DapD/GlmU-related protein codes for the protein MSIGVGTVIGGGMRIAGRGPAERRLRIGDRGWINAGCYFDASAPITIGDDVAIGQGVLILTQSHELGPSERRAGALTDAPVTIGDGCWLGARSVILPGVTIERGSIVAAGAVVRHDVPPDTLVAGVPARTIRDLRDDIDPT
- a CDS encoding serine acetyltransferase; the encoded protein is MRSGNFRDAITDLRLDAARWVRPEAISDVAEVTPTMLLKLLHRHLPLRAMAWFRLAVAARRAGIRGVSGWVQRRLLRVYGLELAPGTPVGGGCYIAHPVGCVLHAESIGHNVTIVGQVTFGTRSDARWPRIGDLTYIGVGARVLGGIDVGDGAVIGANAVVIEDVAPGATVVGVPGRVLTTGAGQDGE